Within Myceligenerans xiligouense, the genomic segment CCCGCAAGTACCTGAGCAGGGTGCTCTCGTACTGCACGGGCACGACCCCCGCCGCACCCGACGGAATCGACGCCCGGCCGTTGCTCGGCCAGCACACCGGATGGGCCGCGATCGACACCGACGCCATGCTCAGCGTCTGGGCCGAGCCGGAGAAGGCGGAAGACGCCTCCGGAAAGCAGCACGCCCAGGGCATCGCCCGCTCAGCGAACGCGCGCATCCGGGACCTGCAGAACCGGGTCGCCGATGTCGACTCGTTCGTCCGCGCGACGTACCGCACCTTCCCCCAGCCGTTCACCGCCGAGCCGCTGCGCGGATGGTTTCGCTGGACGCTTCGGATGACCATCAACCAGCTCGCCGACAGGATGTCCGAGTACCTCTCCGACATCGCCGAGTTCCACGAGCCACCGCTCCCGTCCGCCGAGTCCCCGGCCGAGACCCGCGCCGCGATCCTGCGGCACGTCCCTGACCTCACCGACGCGCTCGGCCCGTGGTCCAGCCTGCAGCAGACGCTCCGCGACGCCACCGCCGACCGGTCGACCAAGCCCGGCGTCCTGGGCCCGTCCCTCGACGGAACCGTCACCCGGATCGCCCGCTCCGTCGAGAACGCGGACACCACCCTGCGCACGCTGACGCGGTCAGGCCGGATGTAGCGGCAGGGGCATCCGCGGCCGGCGTTCTGGTAGAACTCCCTCATGACAGCTCGGCCGCAGATCGGTGTCGTCCTCCCGCGTGACCTGCCCTCCTCCCTGGTTCTCCCGTACGCGCGGGAAGCGGAGCGACTGGGCTTCGACGAGCTGTGGGTCGTGGAGGATCTGGGCTTCCGCGGCGGGCTCGTGCAGGCGGCCGCCGTGCTGGGCGCGACCGAGCGCCTCCGCGTCGGCATCGGGATCCTTCCCGCCGCGGTACGCAACCCCGCCTTCGCCGCGATGGAGATCGCCACGCTGGAACAGCTCCACCCCGGCCGGACGGATGTCGGGATCGGTCATGGCATGCCCGGCTGGATGCGTCAGGCGGGGTGCTGGCCCGATCGGCCGCTCGCGTTCCTCTCCGAGTACGTGACCACGCTCCGGGCGCTCCTGGGCGGCACGGAGGTCGCGGGACTGCGGCTCGATCCGTCGGCCGTGCCCGACGTCGTCCCGCCTCTGCTGCTCGGCGTCCGCGGCCCGCGGTCGCTGGCCGCCTCCGGTCAGGTCGCCGACGGCACCGTGCTGGCGGAGCCGGTCACGCCCGAGTACGCGACGGCCGCGCGCGGCGCGATCGCCCCGCGCGGCGAGCACCGCCTGGTCGCCTACAACATCGGCGCCGTGGACGACGACGGGCACGCCGCGCTCCGGACCGCCCGCCCCGGACTGGCGTGGGTCGGCGAGCCGGACTGGGCGCCGCACGTGACGCCGCTCGACTTCGCCGACGAGTTCACGGCGCTGCGGGAGCGGTGCGGGTCCCGCGAGGAGTTCACGGAGCGCATGCCGGACGACTGGGTCGGGCGACTGGCCCTGGCGGGCACGCCCGCCGAGGTCCGGGCGAAGATCGACGAACTCGGGCGCGCGGGCGTGACCTCGAGCGTCTTCATCCCCGCGGGGCCCGATCCGCTCGCGGCCCTCGCCGCCCTGGCACGGGTGCTGTGAGTGAGCGCCCGGCCGGTCAGCCGTCGGCCCGGGCACGGGCCCGGTGCCGGCGCACCGCCGCGCGGTTCGCGCAGCGGACGGAGCAGTACCGCTGCCGTCCGTTGCGGGTGACGTCGACGACGACGGCCCGGCACGGGTCGTGGGGCGCCTGCCCCGCCGCGCAGCGCCCGAGCCGGTGCATGCCCCGGGTGGTCAGGTGCAGCGCGGTGCCCACGCTGATGACGGCGCGCAGCACGTCGGGCAGGGACTGCTCCTCGTCGCGGTAGTGCAGGTGCCATCCCTCGCCGTCGTGGTCGATGAGCCGGGGGTAGGCGGTGGCGCACGCCATCTGCGTGTTCAGCAGGCGGGCACGGTCCGGCGGCTCCGTGGCGTCGACGACGGCGAGCCAGTCGTCGACCACGCCCCGGGTGCGCTCGTGGTCCCCGGGCGTCACCGGGAAGACCATCGTCATGCCGAAGTCGCGCGTCCGCCGCTCGATCCCGGCCCGCGTGGCGGGCCAGTCGTTCGCCAGCGACGCGGCGAGCAGCACCGCGTACTCGCCGTAAGGGTTGAGATGCATAAGAGCATTACAGCACGGTGGTGTCCATGACGACCCTCGAGGTGCACGACCACCACCGGACCACGACCCCGTCCCACGAGCACGCCTGGATCACCGAGTCGAGCCACCGGACGTCGGAAGGCCTGGTGCGCTACGTGCGCTGCGGTGAGTGCGGGGGCCGGCGCGTGGACCTCCAGGCCGATTCCCGCCTTCCCCCGGCGCCGATCAGCGCGACCGTGAGCCGGGGGCATCGGGGGCCTGGCCGGGTTCCACCACCAGCACCGGAATCGTCGCGTGCGCGACGACGTCGGACGTGACGCCGCCGAGGAGCCGAGCGGTCAGGCCCCGCCCCCGTCGGCCGAGGACGATCACGTCCATCTCCTGCTCCTCGGCGAACCGCCACAGGGCCTCACCGGGCGGTCCGGCCAGCACCTCGAACCGCACGGAGACGCCGGCGTCGCGGGCACGGGCCGCCGCGACGGCCAGCCGCTCCCCGGCGGCGTCCAGCGCCCTGTGGGACGCGTCATCCGTCGCGTCGTAGTTCACCACCTCGGCCAGGACGACCAGGCCGGAACCGAAGAGCTCGAGCGCCGTGGTCAGGGCGCGCTCCGACGCCGGGGACCCGTCCAGGCCCACCAGGACCCGCGGCCTGATCGACCCCGTGGACCCCGCCTCCGGAATGGCCTCGGGCCCCTGTGCCGCCAGCCGGGGACGCCGCTCCACCCGTTCCAGCGCGGGTGCCACGAACAGCGGCCCGGCGATCACCGCGATCATCACCCAGAAGGGGTCGTGCCCGCGACGGATCATCCACAGCCCGGTCACCAGTCCGATGATCAGCCAGGATGCGATGAAGATGACGAGAACGACGGGACTCATCCATCAGGTTCGCCGCGGGTGCGCTCGATCGCCAGCCCCGTAAGTCATCGGCGCACGGGACCTACGGTCCAGCCTGGTGGTGCGCGGCGCCTCCGAAGGGCTGGCACTCTCGACATGAGAGTGCTAAAACTGGAGGTGTAGCCGGACGGCGGCGAGGGCCGCCGTCGAGCGCCGCGGCGCTGGAGAGGCCAGGGCCGCATCGTCAGAGGAGGTGGTGCGCGATGGCTACCTACTGGGACCCGTTCCAGGAGATGGACCGGCTGTTCAGCTCGTTCGCCGGCAACGCGCGGCAGTCCGGCGGCATGCCGATGGACCTGTTCCGCACGGGCGACCACTACGTGCTGTCGATGGACCTGCCCGGCGTCGACCCGGGCACCATCGACGTGTCGGTCGAGGACCGCACGCTCACGGTCCGCGCCGAACGCTCGCAGCGCTCGGGCGACGACGCGCAGTGGCTGGTCCGGGAGCGACCCACGGGCACGTTCGCCCGCCAGCTCACGGTGGGCCGCGGGCTCGCGCTCGACAGCATCTCGGCCTCGTACGCCGACGGCGTGCTCTCCCTGACCATTCCGGTCAGTGAGGACGCCAAGCCGCGCAAGATCGACGTGGCGCACACCGCCGGCCCCACCACGATCGGAGAGGGCTCGGCCGAGGGCCGGCAGACCATCGAGTCCTAGCCCGACCCAAGCACGGTTCCGGCGGCGGGCCGCCGCCGGGCCGTGCCTCGCGGTCGCGAGGGTGCGAGACCGCGCAAAATCCGGGCCCTGACCACCGAAGCTGTCCCTATGGTCCGGTTCACACTAGGGTAGGGGGGATACACGGAGTCATGAAGCGGCTCGCGGTCCATGGAGACCCGGGAGGTTCATGTGTCATCCGTCGATCAATTCCACGGTGCCCTTGTCGGCGAGGCGATGGTCGAGCGCGCCAAGAGCGTGATCGTCGTCGCGTGGCGCGTGGGGGACGACCAGGCCGCCCGACTGCTGCTCGACGCCGCAGGCGACGCCGGCATCCCGGTGCACCTGGCGGCCGACCAGATCATGACCGCGCTGGGGCAGAGCGACGGAGCCATGGAGGACGCCATGGCCTACGCGCTGGCGGCCATCCGCCCGGCGGACGGGCCGTGGGGTCACGCGGCGTGACCCGGCAGGAGCGCGGCGCCGGTCAGGCCGCCCGCCCGGCGGCCCGCTCCAGGCCGCGCACCGCGGTCTCGACACCGTCCTCCTCCCGCATCGCCCTCGCGACCCGTTCGGCGCCGGCCCGCGCGTCCGGATCCACGGCCCGCTCGATCGCGGCGGCGAGCGTCGTGGCCGTGAGCCGTTTCTGGGGCAGCGGGGCGGGACCGGCACCGAGGCTCTCGACACGCCGCCCCCAGAAGGGCTGGTCGGCGACGAACGGGCAGACGACCTGCGGGCACCCGGCCGCGAAGGCGGTGCCGGTCGTGCCCGCTCCCCCGTGGTGCACCACGGCGGCGACGCGCGGGAAGAGCGCGCGGTAGTCGACGTCGGTGACGGGCTGGACCCCGTCGGGCAGGCCGGACGTCTCCAGGCCGCCCCATCCCGCGCCGACGACCAGGCGGCGGCCGGTCCGCCGGGCGGCCTCGAGCACCGCGGCGGTGGTCGCCGCCGGGTCGGCACCCGACATGGAGCCGAAGCCGACGAAGACCGGCGCCTCACCCGCGTTCAGGAAGGCCTCCAGGTCACCCGGCAGGGGTGCGGGGTGCTCGGCGAGATTCCAGTAGCCCGTGAGCCGTGCCTCGGCGGGCCAGTCGGCGGGCCGGGGCAGGACCGCCGGGCTGATGGCGTGCAGCACCGGGGCACGCCCGCCGTCGTGCGCCCGGGTCGGGTCGTGACGCCCGTGCCGGCGCGGCAGGCCCAGGGCGTCCCGGCGCCAGCGGTCGACGACGCGCCCGAACATCGCCGTCGTGCTGCGCATGCCGAGGAACGTGGCTCGGTTGAGGATCCCGGGCAGGCGTGCGGTGATCTCCGCGCCGGGCCAGGCGAACTCGCGGGTGGGCACGTACATCGGGATGGGCAGGCCGAGCACCGCGGGGACCCGCAGCGCCTCGGCCACGTGCTGGCCGGCCACGATCTGCCCGTTGTGCACCACCAGGTCCGCGCCGGAGGTCCGTGCGACCTCCCAGGAGTCCTCCAGGACGCGGGTGAACATGGCCGCCATCCTCGGCATGAGCTCCAGCCGGGACCGGATCCCGCCCTCCAGCAGTTCTCCCGCCTCGTCGCCGTCGAGCAGTCGCATCGGGCCGTCGTCGACCCCGGCGAAGGGAACACCGTGGGACTCGGCGAATCCGGCGAACCGGTGCGGCGCCACGAGCAGCGGCTCGTGGCCGGCGCCGCGCAGCCCTTGGGCGAGCGCGACGAAGGGCTGCACGTCACCCCGGGTTCCGAGCGTCATGACCAGCACCTTCATCGGGTTACCACCTGCGACCGGGCCCATGGACACCTTCCGGATCGTGAAAACAGATCTGCCTGACCGTTTTTACGACGGTAGCGCTCGGCGTCGCGCCTCGTCAACACCACCGCCGTCGGGCGCGGTAGGCTCTGGAAACGGAACACAGGAACGTTTTCATGAGGAGGTGCCGGGTGCCGGTGGCATTCACCGAGGCCGAGCGCGAGCGGATCACCGCCGCACTCAAGGCGTCGGGACGGCGCCTGTTCGCCACCGCGGGCCTGCGGAAGACGTCCCTCGCGGCGCTGGTGGCCGACGCGGGCATCGTGAAGTCCACCTTCTACGCGTTCTTCGAGTCCAAGGAGGCGCTCTACCTGCACCTCCTGCTGGAGCAGGCGGAGGAGACGCGCCGCCGCACGATCGACGAAGGGCTGCACGCCGGCACCGACGCCCGGGACGCGCTGCGCCGGTTCCTGCGCGCGGCGGTCGGCATCCTGTCCACCGACCCCCTGTATCGCAGGCTGGTGACCCACCCCGACGAGCTCGCCATGGTGGTCGCCAAGGTCGGCCCCGAGACCGCCCGGCCGCCCGGGGAGAACCCCGCGCCCGTCGACTTCGTCGACGACCTCACCACCTACATCGCCGAGCGGCAGCGCGCGGGCGCCGTCACCGGCACCGACCCGGCCGTGGTGGTGGGCGCCCTGCGCACGGTGCTGCTGGTGCCCCTGCACGCCGACGAGTTCGGCGAGGCCTACCCCGCCGTCCTCGACCTCACCATCGACGCGCTGACCGCAGGACTCGCGCCCGGAACCGCCCGGGCCTGACGAAGGCCGCGTTGAGGTACAGCCTCCGTCGCGCGTCCAGGGTCCGGCGCGTCACGAGGGCGGCGTCCGCGCCACCGGCAGTGTCGCCGGTCATCAGTCGGCCGGTGAGATGCACGGGTCGAGGCATGACAGATGTCAGGGGTCCGCCGTCACGGGCGCGCCGGATCGGCCCGAGCGGCGGCCCTCAGTCCCCGGCGTGTGTCCGCGGTTCCACGATCGGGTCGGCGGCGTGCTCCCGGGCGTCGCCCGGTCGCGCGCCGGGCGCGCCGAGGTCGCCGCCGGCCCGGACCAGTTCCTCGATCTTCTTCCCGGTGTCCGGGTCGACCCGCTTCCAGTAGTCGAACGCGCGCTCGAGGACGTCGCCGGTCACACCGCCGAGGAGGTGCCCGGCGACCGTCCTGACGAACGCCGCCCGCTGCGAGTCGTCCCACACCTCGCGGACGAGCGTGCCCGGCTGGCTGAAGTCGTCGTCGTTCTCGCGCAGCGTGTAGGCCCGCCGCACCATCGCGCCGTCGGACTCCCACGAGGTGTCGTCCTCGCCGGTCGCGTCGGCGTACCCGCGCCCGAAGGAGTTGGGGGCGTACACCGGGGCGTCGCCGCGGTGCTCGTAGGCCATGGCACCGTCCTGCGTGTAGGTGTTCACCTCCACCCGGGGCCGGTTGACCGGGAGCTGGAGGTAGTTCGGCCCGATCCGGTGCCGGTGGGTGTCGGCGTAGGCGAACGCGCGGCCCAGCAGCATCTTGTCCGGGCTGAAGCCGATGCCCGGGACGAGTGCGGACGGCTCGAAGGCGGCCTGCTCCACCTGCGCGAAGAAGTTGTCCGGGTTCTTGTTCAGCGTCATCGTGCCGACCTTGATCAGCGGGTAGTCGCGGTGCGGCCAGATCTTGGTCAGGTCGAACGGGTTGGTGTGGTAGGTCTTGGCATCCTCGTACGGCATGACCTGGACGGACAGGGTCCAGGAGGGGAAGTCCCCGCGGTCGATGGCCTCGGACAGGTCGCGGCGGTGGAAGTCCGCGTCCTCGCCCGCGATCCGGGTGGCGTCCTCGTCGGTGAGTCCCGCGACGCCCTGGTCGCTGTGGAAGTGGTACTTGACCCAGTACTTCTCGCCGGCCGCGTTGACCCACATGTACGTGTGCGATCCGTACCCGTTCAT encodes:
- a CDS encoding LLM class flavin-dependent oxidoreductase, with the translated sequence MTARPQIGVVLPRDLPSSLVLPYAREAERLGFDELWVVEDLGFRGGLVQAAAVLGATERLRVGIGILPAAVRNPAFAAMEIATLEQLHPGRTDVGIGHGMPGWMRQAGCWPDRPLAFLSEYVTTLRALLGGTEVAGLRLDPSAVPDVVPPLLLGVRGPRSLAASGQVADGTVLAEPVTPEYATAARGAIAPRGEHRLVAYNIGAVDDDGHAALRTARPGLAWVGEPDWAPHVTPLDFADEFTALRERCGSREEFTERMPDDWVGRLALAGTPAEVRAKIDELGRAGVTSSVFIPAGPDPLAALAALARVL
- a CDS encoding CGNR zinc finger domain-containing protein; this encodes MHLNPYGEYAVLLAASLANDWPATRAGIERRTRDFGMTMVFPVTPGDHERTRGVVDDWLAVVDATEPPDRARLLNTQMACATAYPRLIDHDGEGWHLHYRDEEQSLPDVLRAVISVGTALHLTTRGMHRLGRCAAGQAPHDPCRAVVVDVTRNGRQRYCSVRCANRAAVRRHRARARADG
- a CDS encoding universal stress protein; translated protein: MSPVVLVIFIASWLIIGLVTGLWMIRRGHDPFWVMIAVIAGPLFVAPALERVERRPRLAAQGPEAIPEAGSTGSIRPRVLVGLDGSPASERALTTALELFGSGLVVLAEVVNYDATDDASHRALDAAGERLAVAAARARDAGVSVRFEVLAGPPGEALWRFAEEQEMDVIVLGRRGRGLTARLLGGVTSDVVAHATIPVLVVEPGQAPDAPGSRSR
- a CDS encoding Hsp20/alpha crystallin family protein; this translates as MATYWDPFQEMDRLFSSFAGNARQSGGMPMDLFRTGDHYVLSMDLPGVDPGTIDVSVEDRTLTVRAERSQRSGDDAQWLVRERPTGTFARQLTVGRGLALDSISASYADGVLSLTIPVSEDAKPRKIDVAHTAGPTTIGEGSAEGRQTIES
- a CDS encoding ANTAR domain-containing protein, whose product is MSSVDQFHGALVGEAMVERAKSVIVVAWRVGDDQAARLLLDAAGDAGIPVHLAADQIMTALGQSDGAMEDAMAYALAAIRPADGPWGHAA
- a CDS encoding glycosyltransferase; amino-acid sequence: MTLGTRGDVQPFVALAQGLRGAGHEPLLVAPHRFAGFAESHGVPFAGVDDGPMRLLDGDEAGELLEGGIRSRLELMPRMAAMFTRVLEDSWEVARTSGADLVVHNGQIVAGQHVAEALRVPAVLGLPIPMYVPTREFAWPGAEITARLPGILNRATFLGMRSTTAMFGRVVDRWRRDALGLPRRHGRHDPTRAHDGGRAPVLHAISPAVLPRPADWPAEARLTGYWNLAEHPAPLPGDLEAFLNAGEAPVFVGFGSMSGADPAATTAAVLEAARRTGRRLVVGAGWGGLETSGLPDGVQPVTDVDYRALFPRVAAVVHHGGAGTTGTAFAAGCPQVVCPFVADQPFWGRRVESLGAGPAPLPQKRLTATTLAAAIERAVDPDARAGAERVARAMREEDGVETAVRGLERAAGRAA
- a CDS encoding TetR/AcrR family transcriptional regulator: MAFTEAERERITAALKASGRRLFATAGLRKTSLAALVADAGIVKSTFYAFFESKEALYLHLLLEQAEETRRRTIDEGLHAGTDARDALRRFLRAAVGILSTDPLYRRLVTHPDELAMVVAKVGPETARPPGENPAPVDFVDDLTTYIAERQRAGAVTGTDPAVVVGALRTVLLVPLHADEFGEAYPAVLDLTIDALTAGLAPGTARA
- a CDS encoding catalase, giving the protein MPELPQPNDGTSVRSAPSQEAALGSTTDTGAPASSDRNSLTVGADGAIVLHDVHFLNQMAHFNRERVPERNVHAKGSGAFGVFETTEDVSAWTKAGLFQPGARTQMLARFSTVAGEQGSPDTWRDPRGFALKFYTDDGNYDLVGNNTPVFFIRDTMKFPHFIRSQKRRGGNGLRDNNMQWDFWTLNPESAHQVTYLMGDRGVPRSYRHMNGYGSHTYMWVNAAGEKYWVKYHFHSDQGVAGLTDEDATRIAGEDADFHRRDLSEAIDRGDFPSWTLSVQVMPYEDAKTYHTNPFDLTKIWPHRDYPLIKVGTMTLNKNPDNFFAQVEQAAFEPSALVPGIGFSPDKMLLGRAFAYADTHRHRIGPNYLQLPVNRPRVEVNTYTQDGAMAYEHRGDAPVYAPNSFGRGYADATGEDDTSWESDGAMVRRAYTLRENDDDFSQPGTLVREVWDDSQRAAFVRTVAGHLLGGVTGDVLERAFDYWKRVDPDTGKKIEELVRAGGDLGAPGARPGDAREHAADPIVEPRTHAGD